The following nucleotide sequence is from Borrelia sp. A-FGy1.
AATTCCTATATAAAGAGCCTCTTCTGTCACCTCTAATAATTTACTAATTTCAGGACTTACATTACCCACTTTAAAAGTCTTAGCCATATCACTATAAAAACCATCTAAAATAACCCCACAATCGACACTAATAACATCTCCTTCTCTAAGCTTTCTTATACCCGGAATTCCATGTATAACCTCTTCATTAACAGAAGCACAAATAACTCCCTTAAACCCATTATACCCTTTAAAGGCAGACTTAGCTCCATTGCTTTCAATAAAGTTGCTCGCTATAGCATCTAGCTCCTTCGTACTAATCCCAGGAACAATACTTTGCTCAATCTCTAAAAAAGTTTTAGCTAAAAGACTTGCTGATGCCTTTATTTTATCAATATCTTTTTTACACTTTAACCTTAAACCCAATTTATTTCCTCTCCTTAAACACTTCTATCATATTCATATAAACCTTACTATCATTAGTTTCATAAAATCTATGAGAAGTTAAAATAGAATCTCGCCCTTCTTTAAATTTGCCCAAATAAAGATAATTAATACCCCTCTTTAAATAGACCTTTGCTACATTCTCTCGTTCTTCCAAACTCATTCTATTTTTGTCATCTAAATTAAAAGGCAAAAAAGAAACTGACTTCTTAAAATACTCTTCAGCTTTCTTATACTCTTTTTGATAAAATTGCAAAATTCCAAGATTATAATATAAACCATATAAATATTTTCCTACTTGATTCTCAAAAACCATTTTTTTTGAATAATCTAAGTTTTTTTTGAGAAAATCATAATAAAATTTATAAAAGTAATACCAACTATGTGCATCACCAACAGGAGTATAAGTCTTAAAAAACAAATCTAAGTCTCTTAAATCAGAATAAAGAAGTAGATTCCAAGATAAAAGTTGAGCAATATCAGAACTATAGTTTGACCTATAAAATAAACGCCACAAAAAAGATTTTTTAGCTTCATAATTAAGATTTGAATAATTTAATACAAAGTAAAGCTTAAAAAATAAAGGATCATCCTTGTATTTTTTCGAAATTTCATTTGCATTAAAATAATCATTAATTTCAAAGTATGTATTAGCTAAATAATAGTTCATTACTTTATTATCTTTAAACTTTTCATTAGCTTTATTCAAATAAGCAATCGCTCTTTTAAAATCATTCTCCTTCTTTGCAATAAATGCCAAGCTAAGATAAATCATCATACTGTAATCAGGAAATCTAGTATAAAGTTTTAAATATTCAGCTTTAGCTTTATTAAGATCACCTTTCTTAAGATATGCATCTGCTAGTAAAAACATTAAACTCGGTTCATTATTATCATTAATAAGCTTAAGGTTAGCAATGGCAAACTCCAAATTACCAAGGTCATAAGAAATATAGGCAAGTTCCTTAGCAAAATTTTTATCTCCTTTTATTTTTAAAAGTATTTCCTTGGCAGAATCTAAATCCTTATTTTCTATATATAAAAGCATTGCATTAATTAAAAATGCATTGTTTTTAAGATTTAAACCTATATTCTTAAAAGTATAAGCATCCTTTTCTTTTTCTATCTTAATCAAATAATCTTTGATACTTTTTAAACCATAATTTAAAGTCAAATTTTTAATAAAAGCTTCATTGTATAAATGCCTATATTTTTCATGTTCAAAAAGATATTGTTTCGCAATCTTACAAGCTTCTGAAACAGAACCCACTTTTAATTTTGAATATACTTCAAGAGCCCTAAGCTTTAAATTACCAGGTAAAATCTTAACCCCTAACTCAACAATATCTCTCATCAATAAGTAATCATTAACTTTAAGAGAATAAAGTTTTGCTCTCTTAACTAAAGAAATCCATTTAAACTCAGTATCCGCATAAGATGCAGATAATTTTATTACTCTTTCAGCACTGTATAAATCATCTTTTAAAAGATGATCATCAACTTCCATAATAAGCTCATTAAAATCTCTTTTACCCTTTAACATATATAAAGCATATGGATTTGAATTAAAGTAAAAAACACCTAAGGACAGAATTATTAAAAATATAAAAATAAGTATTAATTTTTTACTTAATCTCAAATTAATTCTCCATATCTTTTAATAAACCATCAAGTATTCCATTAACAAATTTATGAGAATTTTTACTCCCATATTTTCTGGCAATCAAAACAGCGTCATCTATTATTGCTTTCTTAGGAACTTCCAAATTTTGATATTTAAGAGAAAATACACTCATCCTCAATATAGCAAGGTCTACTTTATCCATACGATCCAATTGCCAATTAAAAGAAATATCACTGATTAATTTGTCAATAGATGCTAAATTATCATAAGTGCCATTAACTAACACAGAATAAAATAGTTTCAATTCTTCTATTTCCAATACATCTTCAAGCACAAAAATATCATAAATATCATCCTTTGCATTACGATTAATATCGATACTATAAATCTTTTTAAAAGCTAATTCTCTAACCTTATGTTTTAAGTCCATAATTAATAGTAAGCATCTCTCTATTTTAGATCAGAGTCCAAAATTTGCACATTAGCAGATTTATTAAGTTTATCATACATATCTTGTTGCACCTTAGCAACAATTTGTTGTTGCTGAGCATTAACCATATTATTTTTTATAGCATCTTTTACTGTCATATCTACATTAGGAGATATTTTATCTTTAAGTCCCAAAAACTTTTGAGAATACATTTCAGTAACTTTAATAATATGGAATCCTTCTTTTGAAGATATTGGTTGAGAAATATCTCCCTTATTAAGGTTAAAAATTTCTCTAATAAAATCTGCTCCAAGAACATTTTGTGCGTTCTGCTCTCCTCTTGCTAAGAATCCAAGATCACCATTCTTAGACTTAGATCCCTCATCTTCTGAATATTTTCTTACAGCTTCTTCAAAAGTAATCTTTTTTGTCTTTATCTGATTTGTAATATCCTTTGCCTTAGTAAGAACATCCGATCTCTTTTTATCCTTAGAAGAAAAGAAAACATGACTTACCCTTGCTATATCTGGATTAACAAACTTGGTTTTATTAGCCTCATAATAATTAATGACTTCTTTTTCATCTGGTGTTTTTATTTCAGAAAATTTAGGTTGAGCAAATTTTAAAACCAATTTTTGGGCAGAAATAGATCTCTTCATTGAAGACAAAAGTTCACTCCAATTTGTACCTTGCTTTTCTATCATTTGCCTAATCTGTTCATCTGTGAAAGTCGTAAGCCCAAACTGAGTTTTAATAGTTTGCACAACCTCTGATTCTTCAACCTTAATCCCCTGTTTTAAAGCCTCTTGACTAAAAAGAATATCTGCTATTAAAACCTGTAAAACTTGTTTTTTTTCAGCAATACTTAAATCTCGTCCTTGTGTTTTCTTTAAAGTATTCACTTTGGAATCAAATTCTGTTTTAGTAATAATTTCATTACTATGCAAATTAACAATCACAACAGGAGCATTTTGAGCAAAAAAATTTACTCTCAACATAAAAACTAACAGAAAACATAAAAAAATACGCATAAAACCAACCTTACATCAATAATCAAAATTTTAACAAAACATTAAATTTAAATCTAGTTTTACAATAATCAAAATAATCTATCTATACAAGTAAGAAGCTATGCCCTGTCCTCCTCCCACACAAATAGATGCTATTCCTTTATACTTATTATTAATTTTCATCAGACGAGCCAGCGTTAATAAGATTCTTGAGCCACTAACCGAAAATGGATGCCCTAACGCTATAGCCCCTCCTTTAACATTAATAATGTTATCTTTAATATTATACTTTTTATACAAAGCTTTTAAAACACTTAAAGATTGAGCTGCAAAAGCTTCATTTATCTCAATAAAATCAATTTCACCAGGAAGTAAATTAAATTTCTTTATTATTTCATCAATAGCAAGATAAGCACCAAATCCCATATGGAGAGGATTAAGTCCTACACTTTTAAATCCACCAATATAAGCCAAAGGCTTAATTCCCATATTTTGGACAATATCTTCACCTGCCAATACTAAAAAACAAGCTCCATCATTTAAACTAGAAGAATTACCTGCAGTAACAGTACCATCTTCTTTAAAGAATGGCTTTAAAGTTGCAAGTTTCTTTAAAGTTAAATTATCTCGTATCTCCTCATCACTAGATATAATCTTCTTAAGATTTGTTTTGTTATCAACAACCAACAAAGGATGTATTTCATCTTCAAAATATCCACTATCTCTAGCTTCCTTAGCCTTCATGTGTGAATTGTATGCAAATTCATCCTGCTCTTCTCTTGAAATCTCATACATTTCCGCCAAGTTCTCTGCTGTAATACCCATAACAGTACCGCTTAAAGTATCTACTAAGGCATCTTTATATATTAAATCTTCTATCTTAAAGTCTCCAAACTTTAACCCATCAAATCTTACATCTCTTGGCAAGAGATAGGGTGCACTGCTTAAATTCTCAACACCACCAGATAAAACAATGTCATTATTTCCAATAACAATAGAATTAAAAGCAAGCTCCAAAGATTTAAGTCCTGAACCACAAATCTTATTCACAGTATAAGCAGGAGTACTTTCGCTCAAATTAGATCTTAAAACAATTTGCCTAGCTATATTTTGACCAAGTCCTGCAGATATTACATTTCCAATAATAACTTCATCTACATTATCAATGTTATTTCTTCCAAGTAAAGCTCTAATAATACTTGAAGATATCTCAATAATGTCCATCTCTTTTCCTTTCAATACACCTCCAAACTTAGTAATTGGTAATCTAAGTCCATCAATAATTGCTACTTTCCTCATTTAAAACCTCAAATAAAATATTTTTAATTTATATAATAACAAAATATCAACACAAAAAAGACAGCTTAATTTATTAATAATAATTTATAGAAAGCATTTGAAATGCTAACTATTTAAACACAAATATGATAAAATTTTTTGTTAAGTGTGTTTAACAAAATTTCATCTAAATATAATAATGACAATTCTAACTATTAATTCTTATTCTTACAATTACTCAATAAAATATAAAAATGATAAAGTTGATAAATACCACTTTGAATCACTAAATGATGGTTTTGGATTCTCATTTAGTGACTTCTTTGATGATCTTAGAAGTGGTTCTCTTATATTTACCCACGAGTCAAAATATAATTTCATAATAAATTCAGAAGCACATATGTTAAGCTTTAGAGGATACAAAGATGATCCAGAATATCTTAGAAAAAGAGTCGATCTTTTCGAAATTGGCTTTATGTACTATTTTCCTTTCTTAATGCAATCAGGAACAAAATATTTTGGAGAAATTAACGTAGGCATTGGCATTAAAAACCTACTATATGGAAACTGGGGTGGAAGATTAATGCAAAAGTTAATACATTTTATTCTAAGACAATATCGACCATTTCCTGTAAATTATGACAATTATAATTACAGAGGATTCTTAAGTTCAGCAATAAACTATTCTTACATGAGATTCTTAAACATTGAAACTTATTTGGATCTATCCTACTTTATTGACTATTTTTTCAAAACAAGCATTGGAATAAATTTTAAAAATAAATCTATTGGAATCGAAACTCAAATTTTTTATCAGACTCAAAGCAAAATAGAAAATATAGAAACATATGCAAAAGTACAAAAAGCAGAAAATGGGATTGGATTTCAATATAGATTTTACTCTAAAAATTTTTTTACAACAAATAATTTAAATTTAATAAACTTTTCAAATAAAGAAAAATTTTTAAGTGTTGGGGGGTTTGGTATAACCTTAACTAAAGAGTATGAAAATATTCTTGAAAATAATTTTCATATTCTAAACCAAAATTTTTCTATTGGATATGAACTTATGGTTCCACTACAAATAAGAAATTTGATATATTACAAATTCATGACTGAATTACAATATTACTTTGCTATTGCAACAAATTATGATATTGATATAGCTGAAACAAATAGTTTCACCAATAGATTTTCATCCGGAATAAAATATGAAATATTTACAAAAGGTTTATTTACAATATATATAAGTTCAGGAATATTTTTGTCTTACAATAAAGACAATAAAGATATTAAATCTATATACAGACCATTAAAGATAAAAGACACACTTCATCTAGGATTCGAATTTGAACCTGGTATACTAATAAAATCATTTAAATATAATGAAGCAATATACAATTTAAAAATATTCACAAAAATTAATTATTCTTCATTTGTTTATAACATAGATAATAACAAATTGGATAAATATAAATTAACCTTTCATTATATTGGAATTGGTTTGGAAATTAAACCCTAAACTTTTATGCTACACTTCCTCTAGCTTATCCACACTTATTACATAAATATGTAGATAAATAGTTTTTAACAAAATTCTAATACTCATTTTCGTTATCTTTGTTGACAAAGCTAACAACATGAGGCAAAAACAATATATCAACTCTTCCCGTAGGCCCATTTCTATGTTTTGCAATAATAACTTGAGTTTGTGCTACTGGTGTCTCCTCTCCAACAAAATTTTTTAAATCTTTGTCTCTATGAAGCAATATAACAATATCAGCATCTTGTTCCAACGCACCTGATTCTCTTAAACTTGCAAGATTAGGTTCTCTCCCTTCAGTATCTCTTGTAAGTTGAGACAGAGCAACAATAGGAATTTTAAGCTCCCTTGCAAGCTCCTTAAGCGCCTTACTAATTGAAGCTACTTGCTCATGTCTTGGAAGATTCCTAGCCTCAAGCGAAATAAGACTAATATAATCAATAAATATTATATCCACACCAAAAAATTTCTTAAGCTTTCTAGCTTGAGTTGATAACGTCAATAAACTCATATTAGCAGTATCTGCAATATAAAGCTCAGAATTACTAATATCATTTGCTACAGCATTCAATGCCTGAATTTCACGCCCAGATAAAATGCTATTTTGAACCTTAAAACTATCAATATTTGCCATAGATGCCATTATCCTCTTTATTAAAGCATCTGATGTCATTTCAAGAGAAAAAAAACCTACCTTATTTTTTTTATCACTTCTTAATGCAATATTTGACGCAATATTCAATGCAAATGCTGTCTTACCAACGCTAGGACGAGCACCAATAATAATAAAATCACTATCTCTGAAACCTCCTATAAGAGAATCAACCTTTCTAAACCCACTTAAAATTCCAAAATTAGCTTCTCGTGTTTTCATGCTTCTCTCGTATATTTCAGCATGCACTCTCTCAACAATAGCTTTTGCATGATGTAAATTTTTGCTGGAATAATCTAAATTAATTGAAAGAACCTGTCTTTGTGCTTCTTCTACAAACTGGTCAACTTTTTTTGTAGAATCATTTGCTAAATCATTAAGCTCTCTAGATATTTTAGAAACATCTCTTCTAATGCGATATTCTTTTATAATTTTTGCATGCACATTTATTGTTTTGTCTGTTGGGAGATATCCTGACAAAAGACTTAAATAATCTTGCAACCCAGATAAAGTCTTAAAGCTGCTTAAAAGCTGAGACTTAGGTGTTAAAGCAGATACTTCTTCAAATACAGTTATTGGATCAATATTTTCCCTCTTTTCATAAAGAGAAATCATAGCCCTAAAAATCATTTGATGCATATTATTGTAAAAGTCTTCCGACTTTAAATACAACGAAGCCTCTTCTAATTTTTCTGGATTATAAAATATGCTAGAAATAACTGCTTTTTCTGCCCCATCATTAAAAAAAAGCATAGAAGCATTATTTACGGAAGCAAAAGCCACAAGCTATTCCTCTTATTAAGCTTCCTTTTCAACTCTCTTAGACTTTTTAAGAGTATTTTTTTGATCTTCTTTTTTTATCTCAACCTTAATAACAGAATGAATCCCCTCATAAAGCTTGATAGTTATATCATATACTCCAAAAGTTTTTAACATACCATGATGCACATCTATTTTTCTCCTTTCAATTTCAAATCCAAGCTTTAAAAGTTCATCAGAAATATTTGAACTATTAATACTATGAAATAACTTTTCACCCCCACTAGATTGCATTACAAACTCTAACTTAACAACATCAAGTTTTTCTTTAAGTTCAAGAGCCAACCTTCTCTTCTTGTCCTGTCTCTTAAGTATCGATCTCTTCTTCTGCCTAAAAATATCAATATTATGACTATTTGCAAAAACAGCAAATCCCTTTGGCAACAAATAATTTCTTGCAAACCCATCTTTCACATCAACAGTATCACCTTCTTTACCAAGATTAATAAAATCTTCCTTTAAAATTACTTTCATGATTTCTCCTCAAATATATCTATCTTTTATCTCTTCACAAAAGGAAGTAATCCCATATATCTAGCTTTTTTAATCTCCAACGCAAGACGCCTTTGGTGCTTAGCAGAAGTACCCGTAATCCTTCTAGGCAATATTTTCCCTTGTTCTGTAATAAACTTCTTAAGGAAATCAAATTC
It contains:
- the map gene encoding type I methionyl aminopeptidase, translated to MGLRLKCKKDIDKIKASASLLAKTFLEIEQSIVPGISTKELDAIASNFIESNGAKSAFKGYNGFKGVICASVNEEVIHGIPGIRKLREGDVISVDCGVILDGFYSDMAKTFKVGNVSPEISKLLEVTEEALYIGISEMKVGNRILDISIAIENYIKPFGFGIIRDYTGHGVGFALHEEPSVPNYYAPFFKNVRIQEGMVLAIEPMVSLGSHKISIKEDGWTVFTSDSSCAAHFEHTVAVVDGLPLILSKI
- a CDS encoding tetratricopeptide repeat protein, yielding MRLSKKLILIFIFLIILSLGVFYFNSNPYALYMLKGKRDFNELIMEVDDHLLKDDLYSAERVIKLSASYADTEFKWISLVKRAKLYSLKVNDYLLMRDIVELGVKILPGNLKLRALEVYSKLKVGSVSEACKIAKQYLFEHEKYRHLYNEAFIKNLTLNYGLKSIKDYLIKIEKEKDAYTFKNIGLNLKNNAFLINAMLLYIENKDLDSAKEILLKIKGDKNFAKELAYISYDLGNLEFAIANLKLINDNNEPSLMFLLADAYLKKGDLNKAKAEYLKLYTRFPDYSMMIYLSLAFIAKKENDFKRAIAYLNKANEKFKDNKVMNYYLANTYFEINDYFNANEISKKYKDDPLFFKLYFVLNYSNLNYEAKKSFLWRLFYRSNYSSDIAQLLSWNLLLYSDLRDLDLFFKTYTPVGDAHSWYYFYKFYYDFLKKNLDYSKKMVFENQVGKYLYGLYYNLGILQFYQKEYKKAEEYFKKSVSFLPFNLDDKNRMSLEERENVAKVYLKRGINYLYLGKFKEGRDSILTSHRFYETNDSKVYMNMIEVFKERK
- the nusB gene encoding transcription antitermination factor NusB; protein product: MDLKHKVRELAFKKIYSIDINRNAKDDIYDIFVLEDVLEIEELKLFYSVLVNGTYDNLASIDKLISDISFNWQLDRMDKVDLAILRMSVFSLKYQNLEVPKKAIIDDAVLIARKYGSKNSHKFVNGILDGLLKDMEN
- a CDS encoding peptidylprolyl isomerase, which codes for MRIFLCFLLVFMLRVNFFAQNAPVVIVNLHSNEIITKTEFDSKVNTLKKTQGRDLSIAEKKQVLQVLIADILFSQEALKQGIKVEESEVVQTIKTQFGLTTFTDEQIRQMIEKQGTNWSELLSSMKRSISAQKLVLKFAQPKFSEIKTPDEKEVINYYEANKTKFVNPDIARVSHVFFSSKDKKRSDVLTKAKDITNQIKTKKITFEEAVRKYSEDEGSKSKNGDLGFLARGEQNAQNVLGADFIREIFNLNKGDISQPISSKEGFHIIKVTEMYSQKFLGLKDKISPNVDMTVKDAIKNNMVNAQQQQIVAKVQQDMYDKLNKSANVQILDSDLK
- a CDS encoding thiolase family protein, producing MRKVAIIDGLRLPITKFGGVLKGKEMDIIEISSSIIRALLGRNNIDNVDEVIIGNVISAGLGQNIARQIVLRSNLSESTPAYTVNKICGSGLKSLELAFNSIVIGNNDIVLSGGVENLSSAPYLLPRDVRFDGLKFGDFKIEDLIYKDALVDTLSGTVMGITAENLAEMYEISREEQDEFAYNSHMKAKEARDSGYFEDEIHPLLVVDNKTNLKKIISSDEEIRDNLTLKKLATLKPFFKEDGTVTAGNSSSLNDGACFLVLAGEDIVQNMGIKPLAYIGGFKSVGLNPLHMGFGAYLAIDEIIKKFNLLPGEIDFIEINEAFAAQSLSVLKALYKKYNIKDNIINVKGGAIALGHPFSVSGSRILLTLARLMKINNKYKGIASICVGGGQGIASYLYR
- the dnaB gene encoding replicative DNA helicase; this encodes MAFASVNNASMLFFNDGAEKAVISSIFYNPEKLEEASLYLKSEDFYNNMHQMIFRAMISLYEKRENIDPITVFEEVSALTPKSQLLSSFKTLSGLQDYLSLLSGYLPTDKTINVHAKIIKEYRIRRDVSKISRELNDLANDSTKKVDQFVEEAQRQVLSINLDYSSKNLHHAKAIVERVHAEIYERSMKTREANFGILSGFRKVDSLIGGFRDSDFIIIGARPSVGKTAFALNIASNIALRSDKKNKVGFFSLEMTSDALIKRIMASMANIDSFKVQNSILSGREIQALNAVANDISNSELYIADTANMSLLTLSTQARKLKKFFGVDIIFIDYISLISLEARNLPRHEQVASISKALKELARELKIPIVALSQLTRDTEGREPNLASLRESGALEQDADIVILLHRDKDLKNFVGEETPVAQTQVIIAKHRNGPTGRVDILFLPHVVSFVNKDNENEY
- the rplI gene encoding 50S ribosomal protein L9, giving the protein MKVILKEDFINLGKEGDTVDVKDGFARNYLLPKGFAVFANSHNIDIFRQKKRSILKRQDKKRRLALELKEKLDVVKLEFVMQSSGGEKLFHSINSSNISDELLKLGFEIERRKIDVHHGMLKTFGVYDITIKLYEGIHSVIKVEIKKEDQKNTLKKSKRVEKEA
- the rpsR gene encoding 30S ribosomal protein S18, yielding MYKDREYHQRDSRSDGYQDGFKKNPNFRFFKKKVCKFCDMERVPDFKEFDFLKKFITEQGKILPRRITGTSAKHQRRLALEIKKARYMGLLPFVKR